CCAGTGCCGTGCAAATGGCCGAAGCGATCCTTAAGAATCAAAAGCGAGTCCTCCCTTGTGCCGCCCTTCTCGAAGGAGAATACGGTATTAAAGGATTGTTTATTGGGGTTCTCTGCCAGATCGGTGGCGACGGTATGGAAAAAGTTTTCGAATTGAAATTGAACGATGAAGAAAAAGCGGGCCTCGAGCATTCCCGAAAGCAAGTGGAAGAACTCGTTAACGCCCTTAAAAAGTTAGACTACTAGGAGCTAGAATGAACATTCACGAATATCAAGCCAAATCTATTTTTAGAGAATATGGTTTGCCCGTCCTTAAAGGACAATTGGCTCACACACCGGCCGAGGCAGAGGCTGCTGCGAAAAACTTAGGTGGCCCTGTTTGGGTGGTAAAAGCGCAAATCCACGCGGGTGGACGTGGTAAAGGGGGCGGAGTAAAACTCGCCAAATCTGTCGAGGAAGTTAAAAAACTCGCTTCGGAAATCATCGGAATGCAGTTGATCACTCCGCAAACTGGACCTGAAGGCAAAAAAGTTCATAAGGTTTACATCGAGCAAGGCTGTAATATTCAAAAAGAATACTACGTGGCTTTCTTTTTAAACCGGATTGAAGGCAAAGTAGGAATGGTCGCCAGCACCGAAGGTGGAATGGATATCGAAGAGGTGGCCGAAAAGCATCCCGATAAAATCCAAAGCATCGCCATCGACCCCAATACCGGGCTGACGGACTTTCAAGCGCGACATCTTGCCTTTAAGTTAGGATTTACCGGAAAGTCGGCTTTAAAAGCAGCGACTTATTTTAAAGGCCTCTACAACATTTATATGGATCTCGATTGCGAAATGATCGAAATCAATCCCATGGTTTTGACCAAAGAAGGCGATGTCATGGCTTTAGATGGGAAAGTGGCGTTTGATAACAACGCTCTTTTCAAACATCCTAAACTAGTAGAGTTGAAAGACGACACCGAAGAAGATGCTTCGGAACTGGAAGCCAGCAAGTACGACCTTGCGTTTATTAAGCTCGACGGGAACATCGGTTGCTTGGTGAATGGTGCAGGCCTAGCTATGGCCACGATGGATATTATTAAACTTCAAGGCGGAGCTCCGGCAAACTTCTTAGATGTGGGCGGTGGCGCTAACAAAGAAAAAGTAACGGCCGCATTTAAGATCATTCTTAAAGATAAGAATGTTAAGGGAATTTTAGTTAATATTTTCGGTGGAATCATGAAGTGTGACATCATCGCCGAGGGCGTTATTGCGGCTTCTAAAGACTTAGGTCTTAAAGTTCCATTGGTGGTTCGCCTTGAAGGAACTAATGTCGAGCTCGGTAAAAAAATCTTATCCGAGAGCGGTTTAAACATCACTCCAGCCAATGATCTCAACGATGCCGCTCAGA
This window of the Bdellovibrionales bacterium genome carries:
- the sucC gene encoding ADP-forming succinate--CoA ligase subunit beta, with translation MNIHEYQAKSIFREYGLPVLKGQLAHTPAEAEAAAKNLGGPVWVVKAQIHAGGRGKGGGVKLAKSVEEVKKLASEIIGMQLITPQTGPEGKKVHKVYIEQGCNIQKEYYVAFFLNRIEGKVGMVASTEGGMDIEEVAEKHPDKIQSIAIDPNTGLTDFQARHLAFKLGFTGKSALKAATYFKGLYNIYMDLDCEMIEINPMVLTKEGDVMALDGKVAFDNNALFKHPKLVELKDDTEEDASELEASKYDLAFIKLDGNIGCLVNGAGLAMATMDIIKLQGGAPANFLDVGGGANKEKVTAAFKIILKDKNVKGILVNIFGGIMKCDIIAEGVIAASKDLGLKVPLVVRLEGTNVELGKKILSESGLNITPANDLNDAAQKIVAAVKGGR